From the Candidatus Methylacidithermus pantelleriae genome, the window CGTCCTTAACGAGCATCGGAAAGAGTGGCAAACGGCGATCGGGAGGAAGCTGGGAGCGAAGTTTACACCCCGGTTGACCTTCCGGCTGGATGATTCCCTTGCCCGAGGCGATCGGGTGCTCCGCATCCTCCAGGAGCTTCAATCCCAACATCTTTTACCCGAAGAACGCTCTCTTCCAGAGGAAACAGAGGGCCTCTGACCATCTCTCCTCCGGGGTAGCTTCTCACATGGGAAGGATCCGGATCAACTCCGGCAGCGTGAAGCCTTGATCAAAGAGTTTGCTCTTTCTTCACCCCCTCTCCTTGGTATCCGGCAGGATGAGCCTTGTGCCATTGCCAAGCCGTATCAATGATCTCTTCGAGCCGGGTAAAGGCGGGTTTCCAGCCCAGTTCTCGCGCGATCCGTCC encodes:
- the rbfA gene encoding 30S ribosome-binding factor RbfA; the encoded protein is MTHIPRTVRVSEVIRRELCGLFQRETELEGVMITISEVTTSSDLKEASVFISLWENEESSGRVLDVLNEHRKEWQTAIGRKLGAKFTPRLTFRLDDSLARGDRVLRILQELQSQHLLPEERSLPEETEGL